From a region of the Mytilus galloprovincialis chromosome 3, xbMytGall1.hap1.1, whole genome shotgun sequence genome:
- the LOC143068052 gene encoding uncharacterized protein LOC143068052, which translates to MSDFVRSGFVYPFQCDDCGKRFPVRDSLQRHRRRSHGNEFIKCRWCPYSQPKCDGYRVRQHEKCHDKYTNLITTSNNVCETRREDVYIPEDNSTYTDTTRQLTDFLEASMPDFSDLLGVEPRTPSPMRQLLNEEPPSEVIIPYDQLFSKYLQDLSPVNSPDNFSIDIDLEPQEPSIILPHPEPSPLFTTTTTTDPKSSLLVSTATMIDKQPSPTEQVLDLTMTRAITTTPEEPITTTSEEPITTTPEEPITTTPEEPITTTPEEPNTNHQDEPLDLSMKLKPANKLNLRPKEIPTSSLTPEIDCSVPTNLWNVKPINIELDNHEHLCLDPRLFFAGAPSQYKTHLLATTLQEKVNLCRKSQKARYKRQLVPIGVRTIMKEERCYLPDGTILEMKEVWTSDQQTTPSTEE; encoded by the coding sequence ATGAGTGATTTCGTGAGATCCGGGTTTGTTTACCCTTTCCAGTGTGACGACTGTGGAAAGAGATTCCCAGTTAGGGACAGCCTCCAAAGGCACAGAAGGAGGTCACATGGTAATGAATTTATAAAGTGTCGCTGGTGCCCGTATTCACAACCCAAATGTGATGGCTACCGGGTAAGGCAGCACGAGAAATGCCATGACAAATACACCAACCTGATAACAACCAGTAACAATGTGTGTGAGACAAGGAGGGAGGATGTATACATACCAGAAGACAACTCCACTTACACTGATACAACCAGGCAACTGACCGACTTTCTTGAGGCTAGTATGCCTGATTTTTCAGACTTGTTAGGTGTGGAGCCTCGTACTCCATCACCTATGAGGCAACTCCTCAATGAAGAGCCACCATCAGAAGTAATCATCCCTTACGATCAGTTATTCTCAAAATATTTACAAGATCTGTCACCTGTAAACTCTCCAGACAACTTCTCTATAGATATTGATTTGGAACCACAGGAACCTTCCATCATTTTACCTCATCCTGAACCATCACCTTTATTTACTACAACCACCACTACTGATCCTAAATCATCACTTTTAGTTTCTACAGCCACCATGATAGACAAACAACCGTCACCAACAGAACAAGTTTTAGATTTGACCATGACCAGGGCAATTACCACTACACCAGAAGAACCAATTACCACTACATCAGAAGAACCAATTACCACTACACCAGAAGAACCAATTACCACTACACCAGAAGAACCAATTACCACTACACCAGAAGAACCAAATACCAACCATCAAGATGAACCTCTAGATCTCTCCATGAAATTGAAACCAGCAAATAAGTTAAATTTAAGACCAAAAGAGATTCCAACCAGCTCTTTGACACCCGAAATTGACTGTTCTGTACCCACCAACCTTTGGAATGTCAAACCTATCAACATAGAATTAGACAACCATGAACACCTCTGTCTAGATCCGAGGTTATTCTTTGCTGGTGCTCCATCTCAATACAAAACACACCTTTTGGCTACTACGTTACAGGAAAAAGTAAATTTATGTAGAAAATCTCAGAAGGCAAGGTATAAGAGGCAACTTGTGCCAATTGGAGTAAGAACCATAATGAAGGAGGAGCGATGTTACTTACCGGATGGCACCATATTGGAAATGAAGGAAGTTTGGACCTCTGACCAGCAAACAACACCATCGACAGAAGAATAA